DNA from Lagenorhynchus albirostris chromosome 15, mLagAlb1.1, whole genome shotgun sequence:
CCGAGGTGTGGAACTCTCCCCAGCAAGCCGCCcacaggaggaggtggggggggggttagAGCAGGTAAGGTGCACCCCTCTCCCCCGTAGGCACTGTCATCACCTCGACACCCTCAGGAACACCCCACACACAACCAGACACACACCACACCAGGAGCAAAGCTGTGCTCACACACCCGCCCCCAACAAGGCCAGGCTGGGCAGGCGAAGAGGAACTGAACTGTCCACCCACTTGATGGACAAATACGCTGGACAGTCCAGCTGCTCAGCTGACAGCCTCCAACACCTACAGACACTTCTAAGGGGACAACTCGGTGGTTTCTAATCTGTTCACAGGGTGGTATAACTATGAGCACTAACTTCAGCacttttccatcaccccaaaagaaccTCGTCCCCACTAGCTGTCACTTCCCATCCTCCTTGCTCCCAGCCCCTGGGAGACACTaagctgctttctgtctctgcagacttgcctattctggacttCGTGTAAGTGGCCTTGAGagcctggcttctctcactgagcatcgagtgttcaaggttcatccatgttgtaaacTGAATCaaaaacttcattccttttaaaggctgtataatattccactgtatggaagGAACACAGTCTATTTATCTCTTCAGCAgctgatggacactgaggttgtttccatgttttggctaccGTGATTactgatgctatgaacattcgtgtGCAAGGTTTTACGTGGATGTTTTCAGGAAAGTAACATAAATGTGTATCTCTAATGACCAAGTCTGAACAAGTAGATTAAGTacctcaaattcatatgctggGTAAatgaccctgagaaaaccatcattcaaaaggacacatgtaccccaatgttcattgcagcactatttacaatagccaggacaatggacagagaagatgtggtacatatatacaatggaatgttactcagccattaaaaaggaatgaaattgggtcatttgtagagatgtggatggagttagagcctgtcatacagagtgaagtaagcccaaaagagaaaaacaaatagtgtatattaacgcatatgtggaatctagaaaaattgtacagatgaacctatttgcagggcaggaatagagacgcagagtggagaacggacatgtggacacagggtggggaggggagggtgggaggaactgggagatcaggtttgacataaatacactaccatgtgtcaAACGgaaagctagtgggaacctgctgtatagcacagggggctcagctcggtgctctgtgacagcCTAGgtggctgggatgggggtggggggggaggtccaagagggaggggatataggcatacatagagctgattcacttcattgtacagcagaaactaacaggacattctgaagcaattatactccagtaaaacccaaaattcatatgctagAGCAGCTACCCCCCAAGGGGGGCCCCAGAGCGGCTGACCTCCAGTCCCAACAGGGTGCTCACAAGCGAGACTCAACCCTCCACCCAGCCCACCCCCCACTCCTGCCCCAAGCTTGGGAAGGGGCCCCAAGGGGCAGGCGCCAGTCCAGTCCACCGCGGGTTCTGGCCAAGCGTGTGGGAGTTCCTGGCCCAggactggggaggaggagggacggGAGCGCCACTGTTCCTCCTCTTTGTGTTTCAGAACACAGCCCCCTCGGCTTCCTTCCACCCCCTCTACCTCTGCACAAGCACCCAGCctcccagggaagcccggcacggctccccaccctctgccttATCTTCCACGCCCCCGACCCACGCCCCCTTCCTGCTCTGGCCAGCACAACCCGGCCCATCCCCCAGGACCCCTCTCCCACGCCCCCGCGCTATTCCCCCACgaccccacccccctgccccacgACCCCGCCCTGTCTCCCAcgcccccgcccgcccgcgcGAGAAAACAGGAAGGggcccgcggcggcggcggcggcgctggaAGGAAGCGCAGGAAGCGGCGGCGGGTGCGGCGCTTATCTCGGGCCCCAGCCGGACCCCTGGCCTCGCGCCCCACGCCGGCCGGGCAGGGGACGTGGGGGCGGCCGGAGGACAGGCCTGCTCACCTGGCGGGGGGCCCTGGCCGCCTTACCACCGAGCCACAACTGTCACAACTGGGCCATGTAGGGAGGCGACGGGACTTCACTGAGCCAGGCTGTGCCCCTCCAGCCCGGGGACCCAGGGGCCGGTGTCCAACCGCAGGGCGCCCCACCTCCCCACAACGCTCActggcccgccccgcccccaggccctgACCGCCCCGTTTCCCCCCTTACAAGGACTCGCTTTGCCCTGCAGGTGCGGGCTCCCTGCTGCTTCTTCCGGGCTTTAActcttggaggggtggggggaacgaCGCGCCGATGGTTGTTTCTGTGTTTACAAAGCTGGGTCTtttcctggggagggggcaggatggGAACTGTCTCTGGGCGCCCCCCAGGGTCCCGAAGGCCACTGGCAGGGACAATGGGCTCCAACACCTGGcactccaccccccccaccccacccccgccccatgaGTATGTGCTTTGCTTCCTGGAGTGGGGGGCCGCGTGTGTTTCCGCGTCAGCCACGACTGGAACGGCGCCTCCGCGCACACCTGCAGGCAGGGACCCCACACTCAGGCTCACAGGCAAGAGCCCGAGGGCCCTCAGGTCTGGTGCAGGTGTTTCCTCCCGCGCCTTCGCGGCACCCAGCGCCAGATGCAGGGTCCGGCCGACTCACGTCCTGTCCCAGAGCCCTGGCTCCGCGAACGCGGAGGTGTGTCTGTTCAGGGCCTGGCATGGCGGGCACCCGTCTTTCCCACAACCTCCCACCGCCTCCTGGTGCTCAGCTGGGCTGGGGTGGCGGCCAGTAGGGGAGGGGACACGGGGGAGGTGCCGCTGGAGCCCATGAGTAGGCCCCAGGCAGGGCAAAGGCGCTCTGCCGCCCTCAGAAGGGCCAGTGCTCGAGGTTGGCACGGACCCCACCCCTGTGGTCTGTtggcagcctggggaggggcagaggtgggaagtGGGGGTCGAGAGAGAGAGGGGCCTGTGGGCGGGGGCAGGGAACACACACGTGGCACAGTTGGGATCACGTTTTTGGTTTTCCGAATCCGGAGACTAGTTTGCCTGTTGCCCGTGTTCCAGATGTTCTTACAAAGGCTCCCAGTCTGGGGAGGCCGTGGGACCCGGACTACCCTTCAAAGCTGCCTGGCCCCTCCTTGCAGCGCTGCACATGGGCGGTCTGGCTCCCTGGCCAGCGCTCTGCGGCGCATCTGCCACCCCGGCACAGCCCCTCCCCCTAGGTCTcagccaccacacacacacacacccccccccccgccccggtgaAGCAGCTGAGAAGGCACGTGTGTAGGACAGGACACCACAGGGTGCAGGCCCCAACCCCACCACGTGTGTGCCCCAGAAGAGTGTTTTATGGAGGAAGAACCAGGCTCAGGCCACATGCCTAGGGCCTTGGCAGGGAAGGCAGGGCACAGGGGCCTGGCAGATACCTCGAGTCCACGAAAGGCGGGGCCCATCCACCGGGTCACACCGCCTACACTCTGCCCTCCGTGGCCCCGTGACCCCTGGCCAGTGGCTCTGTCCTCACCGTTGagtctctttccatctctctgtcgGTTCTGGTCAGTTCCAGCCAGCAAAGATTTGGGTAGCTCATGTGCCCCAGTGCTGAGCCTGGAGGGCCAGACCTCAGGTCTGAGCAGGGCAGCCCAGCTTTCCCTCCACCTGTCCCAGACGTGGTCTGGTTGGGGTGTCCCCGCCCTGGACAAGTGGACCTCGTCCCAGAAGCCAGAAGCCCACCCTGCCCTCATCGTGCATGAGCAAAGATGCTGAAGTGGGTTGAAGGGTGGCCCCAGAGATACGCCACCTCCCAGAACCTACGAGTGGGACCCTACGTGGAAAAAGGGTCgtggcagatgtaattaaggatcttgaggtgaGGAGATCATCCTAGATTACCCAGGAGGCACTAAATCCAGCAGCAAAGATCCTCAGAGAGGAGAGACGGCCACACGAAGCAAAGGCAGGTATTGGAGCGACGCAGCCACAAGCGAAGAAATACCCGGAGCCCCCAGAAGCTTCAAGAAGCAGGAATGGTTTCGCCcctggagggagcacagcccagCCCTACGACACCTGATTTCGGGCCAATGATACTGATTTTGGacgacctctggcctccagaactgtgagagaagaaAATTTTACTGTGTTAGGTCACCTagtttgtgctaatttgttatagcagctctagcaaactaatacagatggTTTCTGAGATGTGGGGACAGCGGCCCGTGTCCCCACAGCCATGACGCTGACCCATCATCCGGGGGTTGGCAGAAGCAGGCCTGGGCACGATGTGCAGAGCCTCTGCCTGGCACTGAGGCCTCGAGAGAAGGTGCAGAGGGTGGACAGCGGTGgccgggccgggggtgggggtctTGTGCTGAGAACAACATCGAAGTGGGATGAGGGAGGGACCACTGGGGTCTTCGAGCTCAGGCCACAGGCCTCCAGCCGCCACGCCCAGGCGGTCAATTTGCCAGGACAGACCAGGGTTAGACATCAGGAGGGTGTGCCTGAGAGAGGGGCACCCTGCCAGACAGGGTGGGGCAGGAACCTGGACCTGTGCACTCACACATCCCTGTGCACACACACCTCGACATATAcatttgtgtacacacacacacacacacgctcactaCCGGGGAGGCTCTGGCAGGGGCCCCCAGGGAGGAACAGCCGGGCCAGGGTGCAGGAGCATCTTGTCCACCACCATGGTTGCAGTCCAGGACTCAGACGGAGATTGTGTCCCTGTAACTAAGGCCTCtgctcctcctcccagcccccctgAAACGGGGGTTTGTTGGGAACTGCCTCAGGCATGGGCGGACAGAAAGGGCTGCCCATTGCCCGCTCACCACGGCAGCAAGGAGTGCTGTGGGTGGGCAGCAGCCATGACGGCCCAGAGGCCACGCCCAGGCGCCCTTAGGAGGCGCACTCTCCCCACAGGCCCTGGCGCTGAGGTCCAAGTGCAAGGAGCCAGGTGCCCTGGGGAAAGCAGGAGCGTGGTGGGGGCCTCTGTGGAGGGCCTGTCCCTCCCCGTCCCCACACCCAGACCCCCGGACTCTCTTACTGACCTTCTACCAGGCCCGATTCATCTCCCCCAAGCCTTGTGCTCCAACCAAAGCAGGACCTTTCCCTCCTACCCGGACGCCCAGCAGGAGCCAGCGGCGTGACTGCTCCCCTCAGCTTGCTCCTCCACCAGTGTTCCCCGAGTTCAAGACGAGGACTCCCCCAGGGACTCGGGCCAGGACCCTGGGGCTGCCCgcacctcccctcaccccattcATGTCCAAGCCCAcctcctccagcctcacctcAACCACACAGGCCCCCTGCCCAGGCCACCCTCACACTCAGAGTGCGACCACGTGGCCTGGGAACCTACAAGGCGGCTGCATGCACCCTGAGGTCCCCAGCCTGCACACAGGGCACGTGCGGGCTGTCACTCTGCTCGGGGCCTGGCTCTCATCCCGGCCCTTACACTTCGGGCTGTGAGGTCTGGGGCAAGTCCTGTAACCTCCCcgtgcctccgtttcctcctgTACGAACCAGGGGCAGTGGCTCCTGCTACTCGGACTGAACGCGTCCACACGCGCACGATGGGGCGCTCAGGGCCAGCTGTGCCCTGCTGACGGCATCCGCCAGCAAGGCCTGTCTGCATCTCCTGCTCGCCTCTGTTCTGCCAGGGTGCCCAGGGCAAGGCCTGCTTCGGTGCCTACTGGGTCCGTCCACCTGTCAGGGGAGAGCATGATGACAGGTGTGCCGACCAGGCACCCACCTTGACCAGGTGCTCTGCCTGCCCTGCTGCGCCCCCTCCACAGGCTGTGATCCGGGAGGGGGCCACGGACCTCCAGGCCTACGCGGCTGTAGGTGCGGGACTCCAGGGATCAGCCCTCCACCGGGCCACGCAAACATAAGGTCCCAGGACCCGAGACGGTGGGTCCCTGGCTGGCCTGTCCAGTCCCGCCGCCGAGGAGCTGCTGCCACCCTTCCCAGGCCACAGGAAATGGCCCGGCCCAGCTTGCAGCCAGGGCCGCAGCTCGCTTCCCTTCAGGCCCGTTTCCTTTATCCGGTTGTTTTGCTCCGAATTCACAAAGCtcagccttcccctcccctccatttccacccttcccccatcccagAGTGGAGCAGGACGGATACGATGCTACATTTTAGGACCAGCAGGAGTCCCCATCTGCCCCCGCCCAAGCCTGCAGCGCCGACTTAGCAGGAGTCCCGTCCCGAGGCGCCCCCTGCTGGCCGAGCCTGGGAACACCgccgctcccccctcccccacaccgcGTGTGCGGGAGGCCCCAGCGCCCCCTCCCCACCGAGGCGCGGACCCGGGGCGGCCTGGCCCCACAGCTGGCAGGCGAAGAAAGAGCGAACAGGGCCGCAGCACCAGCTCAGTTTATTGGGGCCTTGCTGGGGGCGGAGGGCGGGCCCCCTCCGGGACCAGCTCGCCAGGCGGGCCCCGCCTCCCAGTCCCGGGCCCTCCGAGGAGTGCGGGCCGCGGCGAGGGAGGGGCCGAGCCGCAAGGCCCTTTCCCAATCCCCGCGCGCTCGGGGCGCTTAGGAGCCCCAGGAGCCGTCGCTGGCCGCGGCGCGCAGCGCGAAGAGTTTCTCCCAGCAGGTGGCGACGGCGTCCAGGGCGCGCAGCAGGAGCCGCCTCCGGCCGCCCCGACGCCGAAGAGGGCGCGTCTCGGGCCGCCGGCTCCGCTGTCGGGGACGCGTCGGTCAGGGCGTGGGCACGGTccccgcccgccccctcccccgcagCTCGTGTCCAGCCCCTGGGAAGGGAGACCGCGGGGCCGTGGGAGCGAGCGGGGACGCGCACCTGGCGCAGCGTCCGGCAGTGGCGCCGCATCACCGCCTCGGTGCGCACCGCCACGGTCCAAGCCGCCTTTTCCAGAGCCCCGCGGCGGCCCCCGGCCACCGCCCCACGTAGGGTCCGACCCAGGGCCACGATGGACAGTAGGATACTGTgctcctggggagggaggaagcggggggctgggggaggagccccgtggggagggggctggagggctTGGGTGGTGATGTCTCCATACCTTCTGGGCGCCACAGGAGGCTCCCACCCGGCCCCGCCATCGGGAGGCCGCGGCTCCAGTCAGGTTTTTCTGAATGAAATGGAGCTGTCTGGAGCCCGGCCCAGTCCACCTCACCGCGGCCTGCAGGTCC
Protein-coding regions in this window:
- the C15H20orf204 gene encoding uncharacterized protein C20orf204 homolog; amino-acid sequence: MATSPLYQLRDSLVQGPPRPALWALLLALLGAAPGRARLGACSVPDVLHHYRAVIFEDLQAAVRWTGPGSRQLHFIQKNLTGAAASRWRGRVGASCGAQKEHSILLSIVALGRTLRGAVAGGRRGALEKAAWTVAVRTEAVMRRHCRTLRQRSRRPETRPLRRRGGRRRLLLRALDAVATCWEKLFALRAAASDGSWGS